A section of the Prevotella melaninogenica genome encodes:
- a CDS encoding aspartate kinase, whose amino-acid sequence MKVMKFGGTSVGSPERMKGVASLITKSGEPTFIVLSAMSGTTNTLIEISDYLYRKNPEGANELINNLEQKYLGHVEELYSTEEYKQKTRQFLSEEFNYLRTFTKDLFTSFEEKSIVAQGEILSTNMVVNYLQEQGIKATLLSALDFMRTDKNAEPDGQYIKEHLTAIMEENQGYQIYITQGFICRNAYGEVDNLQRGGSDYTASLVGAAINAEEIQIWTDIDGMHNNDPRVVEKTEAVRQLNFEEASELAYFGAKILHPTCVQPAKYAGIPVRLKNTMDPDAEGTIINNTLVRRKIKAVAAKDKITAIKIKSSRMLGASGFLRKVFEIFESYQTSIDMITTSEVGVSMTIENNSHLSEIVDELKKYGTVTVDTEMCIVCVVGDLDWSNVGFETLATDAMKDIPVRMISYGGSNYNISFLIREADKQRALQSLSNVLFN is encoded by the coding sequence ATGAAAGTAATGAAATTCGGAGGTACATCCGTTGGTTCACCAGAACGCATGAAGGGTGTTGCTTCCTTGATAACAAAGTCAGGAGAACCAACATTTATCGTGCTCTCCGCAATGAGTGGAACAACAAACACACTGATAGAGATATCAGACTACCTCTATCGTAAGAATCCAGAGGGAGCAAACGAACTTATCAACAACCTCGAACAGAAATATCTCGGCCACGTTGAAGAGCTTTATTCTACTGAGGAATACAAACAGAAGACACGCCAGTTCCTGAGTGAGGAGTTCAACTATCTACGTACCTTCACAAAGGATTTGTTCACTTCATTTGAGGAAAAGAGCATCGTTGCACAGGGTGAAATCCTCTCAACCAACATGGTTGTGAACTATCTTCAGGAGCAGGGCATCAAAGCAACATTACTTTCTGCACTCGACTTCATGCGCACCGACAAGAATGCAGAGCCAGACGGACAGTATATCAAAGAGCATCTGACAGCTATCATGGAAGAAAATCAGGGCTATCAGATTTATATCACACAGGGCTTCATCTGCCGTAACGCTTACGGTGAGGTGGACAACTTGCAGCGTGGTGGTTCTGACTATACGGCTTCACTTGTGGGTGCTGCTATCAACGCAGAGGAGATTCAGATATGGACTGATATTGACGGAATGCACAACAATGACCCACGTGTCGTTGAGAAGACCGAGGCTGTACGCCAGCTGAACTTTGAAGAGGCATCAGAGTTGGCTTACTTCGGTGCAAAGATTCTCCACCCTACTTGCGTTCAACCTGCTAAGTATGCGGGTATTCCTGTTCGTTTGAAGAACACGATGGATCCAGATGCTGAGGGTACAATCATCAACAACACATTGGTGAGAAGAAAGATTAAGGCGGTTGCAGCCAAAGATAAGATTACAGCTATCAAGATTAAGTCGAGTCGTATGCTTGGTGCTTCGGGCTTCCTGCGTAAGGTATTTGAAATTTTCGAGAGCTATCAGACTTCTATTGACATGATTACTACCAGTGAGGTGGGTGTGTCAATGACCATCGAAAACAATAGCCATTTGTCTGAGATTGTTGATGAATTGAAGAAGTATGGCACCGTTACCGTTGACACAGAGATGTGTATTGTCTGCGTTGTTGGCGACCTTGATTGGAGCAACGTTGGTTTTGAAACATTGGCAACCGATGCAATGAAGGATATCCCTGTACGTATGATTAGTTACGGTGGAAGCAACTACAACATCTCTTTCTTGATTCGTGAGGCTGACAAGCAGCGTGCTTTGCAGTCACTGTCAAACGTGCTCTTTAACTAA
- a CDS encoding cell division ATP-binding protein FtsE gives MLIDYKKVNIYQDERLILKDVDFQAEKGEFIYLIGRVGSGKSSLLKTIYGELDIDSEDAEKAVVLDESMPNIKRSRIPALRKQMGIIFQDFQLLHDRSVAKNLKFVLQATGWSNSQKIDRRIEEVLAQVGMTDKKNKMPSELSGGEQQRIAIARALLNIPKIIIADEPTGNLDPETAANIVSILKDSCEAGTTVIMSTHNINLIDQFPGKVYRCHEGELHQLTDKKEVCELAEETAPVETIDEPEQND, from the coding sequence ATGTTAATAGACTACAAGAAGGTAAACATATATCAAGATGAACGCTTAATTCTGAAAGATGTTGACTTTCAGGCAGAAAAAGGAGAGTTTATCTATCTCATCGGCCGTGTTGGTTCGGGCAAGAGTTCGCTGCTGAAAACAATCTATGGTGAATTGGATATTGATAGCGAAGATGCTGAGAAGGCTGTCGTTCTCGACGAGAGTATGCCTAACATCAAGCGTAGTCGTATCCCTGCACTCCGCAAGCAGATGGGTATTATCTTCCAAGACTTCCAGCTCTTGCATGACCGCTCTGTAGCAAAGAACCTCAAATTTGTCTTGCAGGCAACAGGTTGGAGCAACAGCCAGAAGATTGACCGCCGCATCGAAGAAGTGTTGGCTCAGGTGGGCATGACAGACAAGAAGAACAAGATGCCAAGTGAACTCTCTGGTGGTGAGCAGCAGCGTATTGCTATTGCACGCGCTTTGCTAAACATTCCTAAGATTATTATTGCCGATGAGCCAACGGGTAATCTTGACCCAGAGACGGCTGCGAACATCGTTAGTATTCTCAAGGACTCATGCGAGGCTGGTACGACAGTTATCATGTCTACCCATAACATCAACCTCATTGACCAGTTCCCGGGTAAGGTTTATCGCTGTCACGAGGGCGAACTTCACCAACTCACCGACAAGAAAGAAGTTTGCGAATTGGCAGAAGAGACGGCTCCCGTAGAGACGATCGACGAGCCAGAACAAAACGATTAA
- a CDS encoding PH domain-containing protein, producing the protein MRRIKIALILAGSFILVGGFACLAFHWEDYQLVVILIPEIVAIIYMLLQLYKIERKGKGLLVLMISIIVILSMLLLIGTLPVIGYDNNTMIRNDTLFIKGSYAKEIPISSIIYIKGNAIVPPIGIRTNGISFGAYNVGHFRTKDQKDILLYLHSDDTNVTYIKTKNNEDIYINFKDSALSVDFPNKLKAAFHRPAKGK; encoded by the coding sequence TTGAGAAGAATAAAGATAGCACTAATATTGGCAGGTAGCTTCATCCTTGTCGGTGGTTTCGCTTGTCTTGCCTTTCATTGGGAAGATTATCAACTTGTCGTTATACTCATCCCTGAGATAGTAGCTATCATTTACATGCTGTTACAGCTGTACAAGATAGAGAGGAAGGGGAAGGGTTTGCTCGTGCTCATGATCTCTATCATTGTGATTTTAAGTATGCTTCTTCTCATCGGGACCCTCCCCGTCATAGGATACGACAACAATACGATGATTAGAAATGACACTTTGTTTATAAAAGGGTCATACGCAAAAGAAATACCAATATCAAGCATAATCTATATAAAAGGAAATGCAATAGTACCTCCAATCGGAATTAGGACAAATGGAATATCATTTGGTGCATATAATGTTGGTCATTTCCGAACCAAAGATCAAAAGGATATTTTATTGTATTTACATTCTGACGATACGAATGTGACGTATATCAAGACAAAAAACAACGAAGATATCTACATTAACTTCAAAGATTCAGCCCTGTCGGTTGACTTCCCTAATAAGTTGAAAGCCGCATTTCATCGACCAGCCAAAGGCAAGTAA